GTTCCGACCATGCTTGTGCATGGCACGCGTGACAAAACTGTTCCAATTAGCCAGTCAATCAAGTTAGCAAGATTACTGAAACAGAACGAGACTAAAGTTGAATTTGTCAAACTTAGCGACGAAGACCACATGTTCAGCTTAAGAAACTCGCCGACTCGAATCATCGCTCTGAAAGATATGGTCGAGTTCTTCCAGCAGAATCTGTAATAAGCGGAGACGAAAAACCACCAGCCATTATTAACATGCAATTACAGTCTTACACGCGCTCTTTACAGTTCGATCAGTAACCTAATCACGGGCGCCAGACAGGAAACACTATGTTCATTCGAGATTGCAAACTATTGGCAATAATACTTACGTTCATATGCACGCAAATCAACTCGCATGCGCGCGCATCTGAGCCACCACCGCCAACAAAATCAGTACGTGCCCTTGTCGACGATAGCAGCAACGTTAGCAATCACTTTGGAGCTGCAGCCGACTACAACCTGCGCAACGGACAAATAGATCAAGCGCTCGAAACATCGAGAAAGGCGTTGAGGCGTGATCCTGACAATATAGAAGCCCATGTCTATTATGCAGAAGCGCTGGAACGGAAATTGGTGAGTCTCAAGGAAGCAGATCCGGACCTCATGAAAGAGTGCATAAGCGAATGGCTTGTTGTCTATCGCAGTGAAGTGGGTGAAGAGAAAGGTCTCGGTTTTCACGGCATCAGCGTGATGGGGCACCTGTTTGAAGATGAAGGCTATGCAATCCGAGCTCGGCAGCGATTGAAAGCGATAGCAGGCCGAGCTCCTCATCCCTGGGAAACGAATGCCAGGTACCTGAAGAATGTGCTTCGCAATGCCTCAGTTTCAGGAAAAATTATTGGTCGCAAATAAGAGACTCAGCTCAGGACTCAGCTCAGGACTCAG
This is a stretch of genomic DNA from Candidatus Melainabacteria bacterium. It encodes these proteins:
- a CDS encoding tetratricopeptide repeat protein, which encodes MFIRDCKLLAIILTFICTQINSHARASEPPPPTKSVRALVDDSSNVSNHFGAAADYNLRNGQIDQALETSRKALRRDPDNIEAHVYYAEALERKLVSLKEADPDLMKECISEWLVVYRSEVGEEKGLGFHGISVMGHLFEDEGYAIRARQRLKAIAGRAPHPWETNARYLKNVLRNASVSGKIIGRK